From the Solanum pennellii chromosome 4, SPENNV200 genome, one window contains:
- the LOC107017577 gene encoding GDSL esterase/lipase At1g58430-like produces MAPKVFFLFFFALFLFNTIKSQSMPKFTSILVFGDSTVDTGNNNYIFTLFKGNHIPYGKDYFNHVSTGRFSNGKIVPDILANLLKLKKYGVPPYLNPNLLENDYRSGVSFGSAGSGYDDLTSLISGVISMRKQLEYFKEYLKKLNDFFGEKEKKRIVKGALVMVSSGSNDFIFNFYDVPTRRVEFSLEVYQDFLLDKVQCFVKELYELGCRNIIVNGLPPIGCLPIQMTAKSPLHRTCIEKENSDSQSYNKKLEELLPHLQAQLRGSKILYFDIYTPLSHLINNPHEYGFEETKRGCCGSGLLETGPLCTKKSQVCSHTSQYVFFDSIHPTESAYYHISEYFMKEILPKFSIIDNF; encoded by the exons ATGGCACCTAAagtttttttcctcttcttttttgcCCTTTTTTTGTTTAACACAATTAAAAGTCAGTCCATGCCCAAATTTACATCAATTCTTGTTTTTGGTGATTCAACAGTTGACACTGGAAataacaattatatatttactttattCAAAGGCAATCATATACCTTATGGAAAAGACTATTTTAACCATGTATCAACAGGTAGATTTTCAAATGGAAAAATTGTACCAGACATATTGgcaaatttattaaaattaaaaaaatatggtgTGCCACCATATTTAAATCCAAATTTATTGGAAAATGATTATAGAAGTGGAGTTTCTTTTGGATCAGCTGGATCAGGATATGATGATTTAACAAGTTTAATTTCAGGTGTAATTTCAATGAGAAAACAATTAGAATATTTTAAAGAGtatttgaagaaattgaatgatttttttggagaaaaagaaaaaaaaagaattgtgaAAGGTGCTTTGGTTATGGTTAGTTCAGGGAgtaatgattttatatttaatttctatGATGTTCCAACAAGAAGGGTTGAGTTTAGTTTGGAGGTGTATCAAGATTTTCTTCTAGACAAGGTGCAATGTTTTGTCAAG GAACTTTATGAACTTGGATGTCGAAATATTATAGTGAATGGGCTACCTCCAATTGGTTGTCTTCCAATTCAAATGACAGCAAAATCTCCACTCCATAGAACTtgtattgaaaaagaaaattcagaTTCTCAATCTTATAATAAAAAACTTGAAGAATTATTGCCACATTTACAAGCACAACTTAGAGGAAGCaaaatactttattttgatatatacaCTCCTTTATCACATCTCATCAATAATCCACATGAATATG GAtttgaagaaacaaaaagagGTTGTTGTGGAAGTGGATTATTAGAAACAGGACCCTTATGCACAAAAAAATCTCAAGTGTGTTCACATACCTCACAATATGTTTTCTTTGATAGTATTCATCCAACTGAATCAGCTTATTACCATATTTCTGAGTATTTTATGAAGGAGATTCTCCCAAAATTCTCAATTATTGacaacttttaa